In Halobacteriovorax marinus SJ, the following proteins share a genomic window:
- a CDS encoding peptidylprolyl isomerase: MKIIKILPILALIFFNSCSEKKKQVIPNEINATKSITASDLKVSDSGLSAESVILKTAKGNIVIKLYPKDAPNTVTRFLQLVQEGFYDGLKFHRVHPKFLIQAGDPTGTGNGGSGVKLKAEFNKLQHIKGTVAMARKPEDIDSADSQFYIALTTLTHLDSNYTVFGQVVDGLDVLDKINLNDTIITISLQL, from the coding sequence ATGAAAATTATCAAAATTCTCCCAATTCTCGCCCTTATCTTTTTCAATTCATGTAGTGAAAAGAAAAAACAAGTCATTCCTAACGAAATAAATGCTACAAAAAGCATTACTGCAAGCGACCTTAAAGTCAGTGATAGCGGGCTTTCCGCCGAATCTGTTATCTTAAAAACGGCCAAGGGAAATATTGTTATAAAACTCTATCCAAAAGATGCACCAAACACCGTAACTCGCTTTCTTCAATTGGTTCAAGAGGGCTTCTACGACGGGCTAAAGTTCCATCGAGTACATCCTAAATTTTTAATTCAAGCTGGAGATCCTACAGGTACAGGTAACGGTGGAAGTGGAGTAAAACTTAAGGCTGAATTTAATAAACTTCAACATATCAAGGGAACAGTTGCAATGGCCCGTAAGCCAGAAGACATTGATAGTGCCGATTCACAGTTCTATATAGCTTTAACAACGCTAACTCATTTAGATTCAAACTATACAGTGTTTGGTCAAGTAGTTGATGGTTTAGATGTATTAGATAAGATTAATCTTAACGATACGATCATAACTATCTCACTTCAATTATAA